Proteins encoded by one window of Nasonia vitripennis strain AsymCx chromosome 5, Nvit_psr_1.1, whole genome shotgun sequence:
- the LOC100124057 gene encoding intersectin-1 isoform X4, producing MTSPMTPGTDPWVIQMHERARYQQQFDSLKPTNGVITGVQAKDFFLKSQLPPLVLGQIWGLSDTDSDGKMNINEFSIACKLINLKLRGFEVPSSLPPSMIRSLQAFAAVNQGVTSPVAVSQIPPVSPVPNIASVPRPVAAAMPGAMPTTVPGVIPTAIPAAIPKIGPPVVPPMTMPVASQQCRQPVAANTRPSKPARPPPCKVGDPTAKIESGAIPQRPTPPDSIGAGFVPTTGPPPKPQPPSFPNSPVAASPLNPGVPPMIPPVQMVQPITSSASNMGMPPIAPVAPIAPLNTAPVPTAAFSMGQTVPMQAMSSGIIPPLATGATTVPSIVPVVANDISYANGMVGITGIAPTITPPVTPIPASNIAMNGSIIHTPVSTSTPLSTTARPPSIDRVGSVDSQHSQHSVGSPQAVEWSVPHQTKLKYTQLFNTWDRTRSGFLSGPQARNIMVQSQLPQGILAQIWALSDMDSDGRLGCEEFVLAMHLCDMAKAGEVIPTALPLDLIPPTFRRQRQSSVSSQGTADNIDPLAGMPQTSFEDKRKENFDKGQAELERRRKALLEVQRKEQEERERKEREEAEKREKIRLEQERRRQAELEQAMMRQKEIEEEKEEQRKRAQEQREAARKEMERQRQLEWEKQKSQELQAQRQKEQDILLKLKAKNQSLTIELSSLNEKVKELSQKICDTRVGVSTIKTTIDGMRTTRDQQLQEMAALKNKLREQNQRLLTISQEKARLDAKTKANADPAGQEAQKLKQIALKQMEDKIAEMEKEIKDKEKEVENSNKQLEELQNQMEVMFTNCEELNAKFEEKKAKVLEMRQSSNPAAFATAAWGDDAWGDSGGNEVDVDSWPTDEAASVPATTEISTAVKKYRALYEFVARNQDEISFQPGDIIIVPPVQNAEPGWMAGEIRGHTGWFPESYVEPIDVGTSMPVAGDAFTHQDSIEKRMLEGIAEVPENVSDAGSAVGEGPYVEPITPKLGEGQLCNITATTLYQYRPTLEQHLSFGKGETVTIKEQQDVWCYGESSTGTVGWFPKSYVKMDVANGQAATTAPTGDGLNEYYISLYQYASNEAGDLNFNQGEVMLVIKKDGDWWTGVIGDRQGIFPSNYVEKYDVPVQTTTTQEAPAVINKQDGLNEAADKTQDKPQVPQEKTIEQLEEERAEAEDRAELPDFAAMSAQQYPKRGRKPEIVQVIAPYKATSVEQLDLQKGQLIMIRKKTESGWWEGELQARGKKRQIGWFPASYVKLLTSSSNRSTPVSHRYQDSPTMDPFAEKVMAMYPYKAQNDDELSFEKGDVIVVLTKDEDSWWKGELNGQSGVFPSNYVTPMSDEESDDMPNPRARLNQMAQHNQMAQLNQMAQLNQAVRFDAMERRRQEYIKELIVTEEAYIVDMQLVHEVFEKPLLASMVLTVDEVEKIFINWRDIIACNDNFLRTLRIRRDNSESGIVRMIGDILCESIPRMSAYVRFCSCQITAAVYLQRLTESMPAFVEVAQRCQQDPRTKGMPLSSFLIKPMQRITKYPLIIGKILEYTHPGHPDRQYLQEALAKAEEFCTQVNEGVREKENSDRLEWLQSHVACDGLEEQIVFNSLTNSLGPRKLVHFGILHKAKSGKELVGFLTNDFLLFAQPMKSIPSGQQFSFERNEHQKFKLYRRPIFLQDLVLFNETEMNGSMSATSNGGSDSSTEHSRTLKLSDSKKAITLLAPSVSECSLWVRRITEARRQFAENEKCRLLRQRSKQAQFKACGRILVTVLEGSSLRATTGKCNAFCKVSMGSQEEQTIVVSGTDCPLWNTSMQFQVKDLHEDTLCITIFDKGYFSPDEFLGRAEVRVVDIVRDSTDACGPITKRIRLREVDRGDVVLKLDLRLFGSK from the exons CATCACAACAATGTAGACAGCCTGTAGCTGCGAACACACGCCCATCAAAGCCTGCTCGACCACCACCTTGTAAAGTTG GAGACCCCACTGCTAAGATCGAAAGTGGTGCTATTCCGCAAAGACCTACACCTCCTGACAGTATCG GGGCTGGATTTGTACCGACGACTGGTCCACCACCAAAGCCGCAACCTCCATCGTTTCCAAATAGTCCAGTAGCTGCATCACCTCTTAATCCTGGTGTACCGCCTATGATTCCACCTGTTCAAATGGTTCAGCCAATAACATCATCAGCTTCTAACATGG GTATGCCTCCAATCGCACCAGTAGCGCCGATTGCTCCATTAAACACAGCACCAGTACCAACAGCAGCCTTCAGCATGGGCCAGACAGTCCCAATGCAAGCTATGTCATCAGGAATAATACCTCCATTAGCTACCGGCGCTACTACAGTACCATCCATTGTCCCAGTGGTTGCAAATGATATTAGTTAtg ctaaTGGGATGGTAGGAATAACAGGAATCGCACCTACTATAACGCCACCAGTGACTCCAATACCAGCAAGTAATATTGCCATGAACGGTAGTATTATACATACTCCAGTATCCACAAGTACACCTCTAAGCACAACTGCCAGACCTCCTAGCATAGATAGAGTTGGGTCTGTAGACTCCCAGCACAGTCAGCATTCCGTCGGCTCACCGCAGGCCGTCGAATGGTCCGTACCGCATCaaacaaaattgaaatatactcAACTTTTTAATACGTGGGATAGAACAAGGTCTGGCTTTTTATCTGGTCCTCAAGCAAGGAATATTATGGTACAGTCGCAGCTACCTCAGGGTATTCTTGCACAAATATG GGCTCTATCTGATATGGATTCTGACGGTCGATTAGGCTGTGAAGAATTTGTTCTAGCGATGCATTTATGCGATATGGCAAAAGCTGGCGAAGTTATTCCGACAGCTCTTCCGCTTGATCTTATTCCACCAACATTTAGAAGACAACGGCAAAGCTCTGTTTCTTCGCAAGGTACTGCTGACAACATTGACCCATTGGCTGGAATGCCACAG ACTTCATTTGAAGATAAGAGGAAAGAAAACTTTGATAAAGGTCAGGCAGAAttagaaagaagaagaaaagcgtTATTAGAAGTTCAACGAAAAGAacaagaagaaagagagaggaaagaaagagaggaagcTGAAAAACGAGAGAAAATAAGATTAGAGCAAGAAAGACGGCGCCAAGCTGAGCTAGAACAGGCAATGATGAGACAAAAAGAaatcgaagaagaaaaagaagaacaacGAAAACGAGCTCAAGAACAAAGAGAAGCTGCAAGAAA GGAAATGGAAAGACAACGTCAATTAGAATGGGAGAAACAAAAGTCCCAGGAGTTGCAAGCCCAACGCCAAAAGGAACAGGACATTCTCCTAAAACTTAAAGCAAAGAACCAGTCATTAACAATTGAACTTAGCTCACTG AATGAGAAAGTCAAGGAATTGTCTCAGAAAATTTGCGACACGCGCGTTGGTGTGTCTACGATTAAAACGACGATTGACGGTATGCGAACAACTCGCGATCAACAATTACAAGAAATGGCAGCGTTGAAAAACAAATTGCGCGAGCAGAATCAGCGGTTACTTACTATCAGCCAAGAAAAAGCAAGACTTGATGCGAAAACGAAAGCGAACGCAGACCCAGCTGGCCAGGAAGCTCAAAAATTAAAGCAGATTGCTTTAAAACAAATGGAAGACAAGATTGCAGAAATGGAAAAAGAAATCAAAGACAAGGAGAAAGAAGTCGAGAACAGCAATAAACAACTAG AGGAGCTACAAAACCAAATGGAGGTGATGTTTACGAATTGCGAAGAACTGAATGCAAAGTTTGAGGAGAAAAAAGCTAAGGTTTTAGAGATGCGACAGAGTTCCAACCCGGCAGCTTTCGCAACTGCTGCATGGGGAGACGATGCTTGGGGCGACTCGGGCGGCAACGAAGTTGACGTCGACTCATGGCCTACAGATGAAGCGGCATCAGTACCAGCAACAACCGAAATATCGACCGCTGTGAAGAAGTACAGGGCGCTTTACGAATTTGTTGCAAGAAACCAGGACGAAATCTCGTTTCAACCTGgcgatattattatt GTTCCTCCTGTACAAAACGCAGAACCTGGATGGATGGCGGGAGAGATACGAGGTCACACGGGCTGGTTTCCAGAATCTTATGTTGAACCTATTGATGTTGGTACAAGTATGCCTGTGGCTGGTGATGCCTTTACACATCAAGACAGCATAGAGAAACGAATGCTAGA AGGAATTGCGGAAGTTCCCGAAAATGTATCGGACGCTGGTTCGGCGGTAGGCGAGGGTCCGTATGTTGAACCAATTACACCAAAACTGGGAGAAGGCCAATTATGTAACATTACGGCAACAACTTTGTACCAATACCGACCGACTCTCGAACAACATCTTTCTTTCGGTAAAGGCGAGACTGTGACAATTAAAGAACAACAGGACGTCTGGTGTTATGGCGAATCAAGTACTGGCACTGTAGGCTGGTTCCCGAAATCCTATGTTAAAATGGATGTAGCGAATGGTCAAGCTGCCACGACGGCTCCTACTGGAGATGGTCTCAATGAATATTACATTTCGTTGTACCAATACGCATCCAACGAGGCAGGTGATCTCAACTTTAATCAAGGCGAAGTCATGCTCGTTATCAAGAAAGATGGAGACTGGTGGACAGGCGTCATCGGAGACAGGCAGGGTATATTCCCGTCGAACTATGTGGAGAAATACGACGTGCCAGTCCAG ACCACCACAACTCAGGAAGCACCTGcagtaataaataaacaagatGGATTGAATGAAGCCGCCGATAAAACGCAAGACAAACCA CAGGTGCCACAGGAGAAAACAATTGAACAGCTTGAAGAAGAGAGAGCTGAGGCGGAAGATAGGGCAGAATTACCCGATTTTGCAGCCATGTCTGCACAGCAG TACCCAAAG AGAGGACGAAAACCGGAAATCGTGCAAGTTATTGCCCCCTACAAGGCAACAAGTGTGGAACAACTAGATCTACAAAAGGGCCAGCTGATAATGATTCGCAAAAAGACGGAGTCTGGATGGTGGGAAGGTGAATTGCAG gCTCGCGGTAAGAAAAGACAAATCGGATGGTTCCCAGCATCGTATGTAAAGCTTCTCACTAGCAGTAGTAATCGCAGCACGCCAGTATCCCATCGGTATCAAGATTCACCAACAATGGATCCATTTGCTG AAAAAGTGATGGCAATGTATCCATATAAGGCACAAAATGACGATGAACTTAGTTTCGAAAAGGGAGACGTAATTGTTGTTTTGACTAAAGATGAAGATTCATGGTGGAAAGGCGAATTGAACGGACAGTCTGGAGTATTCCCTAGCAATTACGTGACGCCAATGT CGGACGAAGAATCGGACGACATGCCCAACCCGAGGGCTCGGCTCAACCAAATGGCTCAACACAACCAGATGGCTCAACTCAACCAGATGGCTCAACTTAACCAGGCGGTTCGATTCGATGCTATGGAAAGAAGGAGACAGGAATATATCAAGGAGCTCATTGTCACCGAGGAGGCCTACATCGTCGATATGCAGCTGGTTCATGAG GTCTTTGAGAAGCCACTTCTAGCCAGCATGGTCCTGACGGTGGATGAAGTCGAGAAGATCTTCATTAACTGGAGAGACATTATCGCCTGCAACGACAACTTTCTCAG AACGTTGAGGATAAGGCGAGACAACAGCGAAAGTGGAATCGTTAGGATGATCGGTGACATTCTCTGCGAAAGC ATTCCACGTATGTCCGCCTACGTGAGGTTCTGCAGTTGTCAAATAACGGCCGCCGTGTATCTTCAAAGACTGACAGAGAGTATGCCGGCTTTCGTCGAGGTAGCCCAAAGGTGCCAACAAGATCCTCGGACCAAAGGCATGCCACTCAGCTCTTTCCTCATTAAACCCATGCAGCGAATTACCAAATATCCCTTGATTATTGGCAAG ATACTGGAATATACGCATCCAGGTCATCCTGATAGACAGTATTTACAAGAAGCGTTAGCGAAAGCCGAAGAATTTTGCACGCAG GTAAACGAAGGCGttcgagaaaaagaaaacagtgACAGGCTCGAATGGTTACAGTCGCATGTCGCCTGCGATGGCCTCGAGGAGCAGATAGTCTTCAACTCACTTACGAATTCTCTGGGGCCGCGTAAATTGGTACACTTCGGAATTCTGCACAAAGCCAAAAGTGGCAAGGAATTAGTGGGATTTCTCACTAACGACTTCCTGCTGTTTGCCCAACCGATGAAGTCCATACCCAGTGGTCAGCAGTTCTCTTTCGAAAGGAATGAGCatcaaaaattcaaattgtatAGAAGG CCTATATTCCTGCAAGACTTGGTATTGTTCAACGAAACAGAGATGAATGGCAGCATGAGCGCGACGTCAAACGGTGGCAGCGACAGTTCAACCGAACACTCGCGCACTCTCAAACTCAGTGATTCGAAGAAGGCTATAACCCTGCTGGCACCGTCGGTGAGTGAGTGCTCGCTCTGGGTTAGACGAATCACCGAAGCCCGCCGTCAATTCGCCGAGAACGAGAAGTGCCGGTTGCTGAGACAGCGCTCGA AACAGGCGCAATTCAAAGCATGTGGACGCATTCTCGTGACAGTGCTCGAAGGATCCAGCCTGAGAGCTACGACTG GGAAATGCAATGCGTTTTGCAAGGTTTCCATGGGCTCACAAGAAGAACAAACAATCGTCGTTTCAGGCACAGACTGTCCATTATGGAATACCTCTATGCAGTTTCAAGTCAAAGATCTGCATGAGGATACACTGTGTATTACTATTTTTGATAAGGGATATTTTAGTCCAGACG AGTTTCTCGGCCGAGCGGAAGTTCGGGTAGTTGATATAGTAAGAGATAGTACGGATGCTTGTGGTCCCATCACAAAGCGAATTAGGCTACGAGAAGTCGACAGAGGAGATGTAGTTTTAAAATTAGATCTTCGTCTTTTTGGCAGTAAATAG
- the LOC100124057 gene encoding intersectin-1 isoform X2 → MTSPMTPGTDPWVIQMHERARYQQQFDSLKPTNGVITGVQAKDFFLKSQLPPLVLGQIWGLSDTDSDGKMNINEFSIACKLINLKLRGFEVPSSLPPSMIRSLQAFAAVNQGVTSPVAVSQIPPVSPVPNIASVPRPVAAAMPGAMPTTVPGVIPTAIPAAIPKIGPPVVPPMTMPVASQQCRQPVAANTRPSKPARPPPCKVGDPTAKIESGAIPQRPTPPDSIGAGFVPTTGPPPKPQPPSFPNSPVAASPLNPGVPPMIPPVQMVQPITSSASNMDLFDLLMSEGMPPIAPVAPIAPLNTAPVPTAAFSMGQTVPMQAMSSGIIPPLATGATTVPSIVPVVANDISYANGMVGITGIAPTITPPVTPIPASNIAMNGSIIHTPVSTSTPLSTTARPPSIDRVGSVDSQHSQHSVGSPQAVEWSVPHQTKLKYTQLFNTWDRTRSGFLSGPQARNIMVQSQLPQGILAQIWALSDMDSDGRLGCEEFVLAMHLCDMAKAGEVIPTALPLDLIPPTFRRQRQSSVSSQGTADNIDPLAGMPQTSFEDKRKENFDKGQAELERRRKALLEVQRKEQEERERKEREEAEKREKIRLEQERRRQAELEQAMMRQKEIEEEKEEQRKRAQEQREAARKEMERQRQLEWEKQKSQELQAQRQKEQDILLKLKAKNQSLTIELSSLNEKVKELSQKICDTRVGVSTIKTTIDGMRTTRDQQLQEMAALKNKLREQNQRLLTISQEKARLDAKTKANADPAGQEAQKLKQIALKQMEDKIAEMEKEIKDKEKEVENSNKQLEELQNQMEVMFTNCEELNAKFEEKKAKVLEMRQSSNPAAFATAAWGDDAWGDSGGNEVDVDSWPTDEAASVPATTEISTAVKKYRALYEFVARNQDEISFQPGDIIIVPPVQNAEPGWMAGEIRGHTGWFPESYVEPIDVGTSMPVAGDAFTHQDSIEKRMLEGIAEVPENVSDAGSAVGEGPYVEPITPKLGEGQLCNITATTLYQYRPTLEQHLSFGKGETVTIKEQQDVWCYGESSTGTVGWFPKSYVKMDVANGQAATTAPTGDGLNEYYISLYQYASNEAGDLNFNQGEVMLVIKKDGDWWTGVIGDRQGIFPSNYVEKYDVPVQTTTTQEAPAVINKQDGLNEAADKTQDKPQVPQEKTIEQLEEERAEAEDRAELPDFAAMSAQQYPKRGRKPEIVQVIAPYKATSVEQLDLQKGQLIMIRKKTESGWWEGELQARGKKRQIGWFPASYVKLLTSSSNRSTPVSHRYQDSPTMDPFAEKVMAMYPYKAQNDDELSFEKGDVIVVLTKDEDSWWKGELNGQSGVFPSNYVTPMSDEESDDMPNPRARLNQMAQHNQMAQLNQMAQLNQAVRFDAMERRRQEYIKELIVTEEAYIVDMQLVHEVFEKPLLASMVLTVDEVEKIFINWRDIIACNDNFLRTLRIRRDNSESGIVRMIGDILCESIPRMSAYVRFCSCQITAAVYLQRLTESMPAFVEVAQRCQQDPRTKGMPLSSFLIKPMQRITKYPLIIGKILEYTHPGHPDRQYLQEALAKAEEFCTQVNEGVREKENSDRLEWLQSHVACDGLEEQIVFNSLTNSLGPRKLVHFGILHKAKSGKELVGFLTNDFLLFAQPMKSIPSGQQFSFERNEHQKFKLYRRPIFLQDLVLFNETEMNGSMSATSNGGSDSSTEHSRTLKLSDSKKAITLLAPSVSECSLWVRRITEARRQFAENEKCRLLRQRSIRRRPPKGLLRIVVEEAEDLVSINKGKCNAFCKVSMGSQEEQTIVVSGTDCPLWNTSMQFQVKDLHEDTLCITIFDKGYFSPDEFLGRAEVRVVDIVRDSTDACGPITKRIRLREVDRGDVVLKLDLRLFGSK, encoded by the exons CATCACAACAATGTAGACAGCCTGTAGCTGCGAACACACGCCCATCAAAGCCTGCTCGACCACCACCTTGTAAAGTTG GAGACCCCACTGCTAAGATCGAAAGTGGTGCTATTCCGCAAAGACCTACACCTCCTGACAGTATCG GGGCTGGATTTGTACCGACGACTGGTCCACCACCAAAGCCGCAACCTCCATCGTTTCCAAATAGTCCAGTAGCTGCATCACCTCTTAATCCTGGTGTACCGCCTATGATTCCACCTGTTCAAATGGTTCAGCCAATAACATCATCAGCTTCTAACATGG ATTTATTCGATCTTTTAATGTCGGAAG GTATGCCTCCAATCGCACCAGTAGCGCCGATTGCTCCATTAAACACAGCACCAGTACCAACAGCAGCCTTCAGCATGGGCCAGACAGTCCCAATGCAAGCTATGTCATCAGGAATAATACCTCCATTAGCTACCGGCGCTACTACAGTACCATCCATTGTCCCAGTGGTTGCAAATGATATTAGTTAtg ctaaTGGGATGGTAGGAATAACAGGAATCGCACCTACTATAACGCCACCAGTGACTCCAATACCAGCAAGTAATATTGCCATGAACGGTAGTATTATACATACTCCAGTATCCACAAGTACACCTCTAAGCACAACTGCCAGACCTCCTAGCATAGATAGAGTTGGGTCTGTAGACTCCCAGCACAGTCAGCATTCCGTCGGCTCACCGCAGGCCGTCGAATGGTCCGTACCGCATCaaacaaaattgaaatatactcAACTTTTTAATACGTGGGATAGAACAAGGTCTGGCTTTTTATCTGGTCCTCAAGCAAGGAATATTATGGTACAGTCGCAGCTACCTCAGGGTATTCTTGCACAAATATG GGCTCTATCTGATATGGATTCTGACGGTCGATTAGGCTGTGAAGAATTTGTTCTAGCGATGCATTTATGCGATATGGCAAAAGCTGGCGAAGTTATTCCGACAGCTCTTCCGCTTGATCTTATTCCACCAACATTTAGAAGACAACGGCAAAGCTCTGTTTCTTCGCAAGGTACTGCTGACAACATTGACCCATTGGCTGGAATGCCACAG ACTTCATTTGAAGATAAGAGGAAAGAAAACTTTGATAAAGGTCAGGCAGAAttagaaagaagaagaaaagcgtTATTAGAAGTTCAACGAAAAGAacaagaagaaagagagaggaaagaaagagaggaagcTGAAAAACGAGAGAAAATAAGATTAGAGCAAGAAAGACGGCGCCAAGCTGAGCTAGAACAGGCAATGATGAGACAAAAAGAaatcgaagaagaaaaagaagaacaacGAAAACGAGCTCAAGAACAAAGAGAAGCTGCAAGAAA GGAAATGGAAAGACAACGTCAATTAGAATGGGAGAAACAAAAGTCCCAGGAGTTGCAAGCCCAACGCCAAAAGGAACAGGACATTCTCCTAAAACTTAAAGCAAAGAACCAGTCATTAACAATTGAACTTAGCTCACTG AATGAGAAAGTCAAGGAATTGTCTCAGAAAATTTGCGACACGCGCGTTGGTGTGTCTACGATTAAAACGACGATTGACGGTATGCGAACAACTCGCGATCAACAATTACAAGAAATGGCAGCGTTGAAAAACAAATTGCGCGAGCAGAATCAGCGGTTACTTACTATCAGCCAAGAAAAAGCAAGACTTGATGCGAAAACGAAAGCGAACGCAGACCCAGCTGGCCAGGAAGCTCAAAAATTAAAGCAGATTGCTTTAAAACAAATGGAAGACAAGATTGCAGAAATGGAAAAAGAAATCAAAGACAAGGAGAAAGAAGTCGAGAACAGCAATAAACAACTAG AGGAGCTACAAAACCAAATGGAGGTGATGTTTACGAATTGCGAAGAACTGAATGCAAAGTTTGAGGAGAAAAAAGCTAAGGTTTTAGAGATGCGACAGAGTTCCAACCCGGCAGCTTTCGCAACTGCTGCATGGGGAGACGATGCTTGGGGCGACTCGGGCGGCAACGAAGTTGACGTCGACTCATGGCCTACAGATGAAGCGGCATCAGTACCAGCAACAACCGAAATATCGACCGCTGTGAAGAAGTACAGGGCGCTTTACGAATTTGTTGCAAGAAACCAGGACGAAATCTCGTTTCAACCTGgcgatattattatt GTTCCTCCTGTACAAAACGCAGAACCTGGATGGATGGCGGGAGAGATACGAGGTCACACGGGCTGGTTTCCAGAATCTTATGTTGAACCTATTGATGTTGGTACAAGTATGCCTGTGGCTGGTGATGCCTTTACACATCAAGACAGCATAGAGAAACGAATGCTAGA AGGAATTGCGGAAGTTCCCGAAAATGTATCGGACGCTGGTTCGGCGGTAGGCGAGGGTCCGTATGTTGAACCAATTACACCAAAACTGGGAGAAGGCCAATTATGTAACATTACGGCAACAACTTTGTACCAATACCGACCGACTCTCGAACAACATCTTTCTTTCGGTAAAGGCGAGACTGTGACAATTAAAGAACAACAGGACGTCTGGTGTTATGGCGAATCAAGTACTGGCACTGTAGGCTGGTTCCCGAAATCCTATGTTAAAATGGATGTAGCGAATGGTCAAGCTGCCACGACGGCTCCTACTGGAGATGGTCTCAATGAATATTACATTTCGTTGTACCAATACGCATCCAACGAGGCAGGTGATCTCAACTTTAATCAAGGCGAAGTCATGCTCGTTATCAAGAAAGATGGAGACTGGTGGACAGGCGTCATCGGAGACAGGCAGGGTATATTCCCGTCGAACTATGTGGAGAAATACGACGTGCCAGTCCAG ACCACCACAACTCAGGAAGCACCTGcagtaataaataaacaagatGGATTGAATGAAGCCGCCGATAAAACGCAAGACAAACCA CAGGTGCCACAGGAGAAAACAATTGAACAGCTTGAAGAAGAGAGAGCTGAGGCGGAAGATAGGGCAGAATTACCCGATTTTGCAGCCATGTCTGCACAGCAG TACCCAAAG AGAGGACGAAAACCGGAAATCGTGCAAGTTATTGCCCCCTACAAGGCAACAAGTGTGGAACAACTAGATCTACAAAAGGGCCAGCTGATAATGATTCGCAAAAAGACGGAGTCTGGATGGTGGGAAGGTGAATTGCAG gCTCGCGGTAAGAAAAGACAAATCGGATGGTTCCCAGCATCGTATGTAAAGCTTCTCACTAGCAGTAGTAATCGCAGCACGCCAGTATCCCATCGGTATCAAGATTCACCAACAATGGATCCATTTGCTG AAAAAGTGATGGCAATGTATCCATATAAGGCACAAAATGACGATGAACTTAGTTTCGAAAAGGGAGACGTAATTGTTGTTTTGACTAAAGATGAAGATTCATGGTGGAAAGGCGAATTGAACGGACAGTCTGGAGTATTCCCTAGCAATTACGTGACGCCAATGT CGGACGAAGAATCGGACGACATGCCCAACCCGAGGGCTCGGCTCAACCAAATGGCTCAACACAACCAGATGGCTCAACTCAACCAGATGGCTCAACTTAACCAGGCGGTTCGATTCGATGCTATGGAAAGAAGGAGACAGGAATATATCAAGGAGCTCATTGTCACCGAGGAGGCCTACATCGTCGATATGCAGCTGGTTCATGAG GTCTTTGAGAAGCCACTTCTAGCCAGCATGGTCCTGACGGTGGATGAAGTCGAGAAGATCTTCATTAACTGGAGAGACATTATCGCCTGCAACGACAACTTTCTCAG AACGTTGAGGATAAGGCGAGACAACAGCGAAAGTGGAATCGTTAGGATGATCGGTGACATTCTCTGCGAAAGC ATTCCACGTATGTCCGCCTACGTGAGGTTCTGCAGTTGTCAAATAACGGCCGCCGTGTATCTTCAAAGACTGACAGAGAGTATGCCGGCTTTCGTCGAGGTAGCCCAAAGGTGCCAACAAGATCCTCGGACCAAAGGCATGCCACTCAGCTCTTTCCTCATTAAACCCATGCAGCGAATTACCAAATATCCCTTGATTATTGGCAAG ATACTGGAATATACGCATCCAGGTCATCCTGATAGACAGTATTTACAAGAAGCGTTAGCGAAAGCCGAAGAATTTTGCACGCAG GTAAACGAAGGCGttcgagaaaaagaaaacagtgACAGGCTCGAATGGTTACAGTCGCATGTCGCCTGCGATGGCCTCGAGGAGCAGATAGTCTTCAACTCACTTACGAATTCTCTGGGGCCGCGTAAATTGGTACACTTCGGAATTCTGCACAAAGCCAAAAGTGGCAAGGAATTAGTGGGATTTCTCACTAACGACTTCCTGCTGTTTGCCCAACCGATGAAGTCCATACCCAGTGGTCAGCAGTTCTCTTTCGAAAGGAATGAGCatcaaaaattcaaattgtatAGAAGG CCTATATTCCTGCAAGACTTGGTATTGTTCAACGAAACAGAGATGAATGGCAGCATGAGCGCGACGTCAAACGGTGGCAGCGACAGTTCAACCGAACACTCGCGCACTCTCAAACTCAGTGATTCGAAGAAGGCTATAACCCTGCTGGCACCGTCGGTGAGTGAGTGCTCGCTCTGGGTTAGACGAATCACCGAAGCCCGCCGTCAATTCGCCGAGAACGAGAAGTGCCGGTTGCTGAGACAGCGCTCGA TTCGTCGAAGACCTCCGAAGGGCCTCCTTCGGATTGTAGTTGAAGAGGCAGAAGACCTTGTCAGTATAAACaaag GGAAATGCAATGCGTTTTGCAAGGTTTCCATGGGCTCACAAGAAGAACAAACAATCGTCGTTTCAGGCACAGACTGTCCATTATGGAATACCTCTATGCAGTTTCAAGTCAAAGATCTGCATGAGGATACACTGTGTATTACTATTTTTGATAAGGGATATTTTAGTCCAGACG AGTTTCTCGGCCGAGCGGAAGTTCGGGTAGTTGATATAGTAAGAGATAGTACGGATGCTTGTGGTCCCATCACAAAGCGAATTAGGCTACGAGAAGTCGACAGAGGAGATGTAGTTTTAAAATTAGATCTTCGTCTTTTTGGCAGTAAATAG